A window of Silurus meridionalis isolate SWU-2019-XX chromosome 4, ASM1480568v1, whole genome shotgun sequence contains these coding sequences:
- the atg12 gene encoding ubiquitin-like protein ATG12 — MSDNAESPTEPQKEESSPQNVASDSGDTAKTGERKKIDVLLKAVGDTPIMKTKKWAVERERTIQSLAQFISRFLKLEPNEQLFIYINQSFAPSPDQEVGVLFDCFGSDGKLVLHYCKSQAWG; from the exons ATGTCTGACAACGCAGAATCTCCCACAGAACCACAGAAAGAAGAATCTTCTCCCCAGAATGTCGCATCAGATTCCGGAGACACTGCAAAGAcgggagaaaggaaaaaga TCGATGTGCTGTTGAAGGCAGTAGGAGACACTCCTATAATGAAGACTAAGAAATGggcagtagagagagagaggaccaTTCAGTCTCTGGCTCAGTTCATCTCACGCTTTCTTAAACTCGAGCCCAACGAACAACTG TTTATTTATATCAATCAGTCCTTCGCTCCATCACCAGATCAGGAAGTGGGTGTCCTGTTTGAC TGTTTTGGCAGTGATGGGAAACTGGTTCTTCACTACTGCAAGTCACAAGCCTGgggatga
- the si:ch211-149k23.9 gene encoding germ cell-specific gene 1-like protein isoform X2 produces MLEHMPRRSRSFLCLSLTSLALALSVLAFSTSYWCEGTQKVVKPLCLSPVKMEKCSQNNSQASAVSTVQPVPSNWTMSMIQREAHNKTQQTQLTNVVQYIWETGEDKYMFRYFHAGFWESCEKHTDGERCRSFLNLTPEDTHGVLWLSMISEFIYIGLLGMGFMLMWLEVLCSHKEMHALKINAFAALCTVLSGLIGMVAHMMYTTVFQLTVIIGPKDWRPQNWDYGWSFAMAWVSFSCCMGAAVLTVNSYTKTIIEIRRRKRLRLEEACAVPSYDEVVSGGGIYSISSLQQCADRRINSMWLEHETVGEKTDLDIPMLVLIGGCDPEQCEDCEREMDVMEKAMEREGTYSLC; encoded by the exons ATGTTGGAGCACATGCCTCGACGCTCACGCTCATTTCTCTGCCTGTCTTTGACCTCTCTTGCCTTGGCTTTGTCAGTGCTGGCCTTTAGCACCTCCTACTGGTGTGAGGGAACGCAGAAAGTGGTGAAGCCTCTCTGCCTCTCACCTGTTAAAATGGAGAAGTGCAGCCAGAACAACAGCCAGGCTTCTGCAGTGAGCACTGTGCAACCAG TTCCCTCTAATTGGACAATGTCAATGATCCAGAGAGAAGCACACAACAAGACTCAACAGACACAGTTAACTAACGTTGTGCAGTACATTTGGGAAACGGGAGAGGACAAGTACATGTTTCGCTACTTCCATGCAGGATTCTGGGAATCTTGTGAGAAACACACTGATG GAGAGCGATGTCGAAGTTTTCTAAATCTAACCCCTGAAGATACGCATG GTGTTCTTTGGTTGTCTATGATATCTGAGTTCATATACATCGGTCTTTTGGGAATGGGATTTATGCTGATGTGGTTGGAAGTTCTTTGTTCTCATAAAGAAATGCATGCACTTAAAATCAATGCATTTGCAGCCTTATGCACTGTGCTTTCAG GCCTAATTGGGATGGTGGCCCACATGATGTACACCACAGTTTTCCAGTTAACTGTGATTATTGGGCCCAAAGACTGGAGACCTCAGAATTGGGACTATGGCTGGTCTTTTGC CATGGCCTGGGTGTCTTTTAGCTGCTGTATGGGTGCTGCTGTTCTGACCGTCAACTCCTACACCAAAACTATCATTGAGATTCGCCGTCGAAAGAGGCTGCGTCTGGAGGAAGCCTGTGCAGTTCCTTCCTATGATGAGGTGGTTTCAGGAGGTGGGATCTATTCTATCAGTAGCCTACAGCAGTGTGCTGATAGAAGAATCAATAGCATGTGGCTGGAGCATGAGACTGTTGGAGAAAAGACAGACCTGGACATCCCTATGCTGGTGCTGATAGGGGGATGTGATCCAGAGCAGTGTGAGGACTGTGAGAGGGAGATGGATGTAATGGAAAAGGCCATGGAGAGAGAGGGAACATACTCTCTATGTTAA
- the si:ch211-149k23.9 gene encoding germ cell-specific gene 1-like protein isoform X1: MLEHMPRRSRSFLCLSLTSLALALSVLAFSTSYWCEGTQKVVKPLCLSPVKMEKCSQNNSQASAVSTVQPEVPSNWTMSMIQREAHNKTQQTQLTNVVQYIWETGEDKYMFRYFHAGFWESCEKHTDGERCRSFLNLTPEDTHGVLWLSMISEFIYIGLLGMGFMLMWLEVLCSHKEMHALKINAFAALCTVLSGLIGMVAHMMYTTVFQLTVIIGPKDWRPQNWDYGWSFAMAWVSFSCCMGAAVLTVNSYTKTIIEIRRRKRLRLEEACAVPSYDEVVSGGGIYSISSLQQCADRRINSMWLEHETVGEKTDLDIPMLVLIGGCDPEQCEDCEREMDVMEKAMEREGTYSLC, translated from the exons ATGTTGGAGCACATGCCTCGACGCTCACGCTCATTTCTCTGCCTGTCTTTGACCTCTCTTGCCTTGGCTTTGTCAGTGCTGGCCTTTAGCACCTCCTACTGGTGTGAGGGAACGCAGAAAGTGGTGAAGCCTCTCTGCCTCTCACCTGTTAAAATGGAGAAGTGCAGCCAGAACAACAGCCAGGCTTCTGCAGTGAGCACTGTGCAACCAG AAGTTCCCTCTAATTGGACAATGTCAATGATCCAGAGAGAAGCACACAACAAGACTCAACAGACACAGTTAACTAACGTTGTGCAGTACATTTGGGAAACGGGAGAGGACAAGTACATGTTTCGCTACTTCCATGCAGGATTCTGGGAATCTTGTGAGAAACACACTGATG GAGAGCGATGTCGAAGTTTTCTAAATCTAACCCCTGAAGATACGCATG GTGTTCTTTGGTTGTCTATGATATCTGAGTTCATATACATCGGTCTTTTGGGAATGGGATTTATGCTGATGTGGTTGGAAGTTCTTTGTTCTCATAAAGAAATGCATGCACTTAAAATCAATGCATTTGCAGCCTTATGCACTGTGCTTTCAG GCCTAATTGGGATGGTGGCCCACATGATGTACACCACAGTTTTCCAGTTAACTGTGATTATTGGGCCCAAAGACTGGAGACCTCAGAATTGGGACTATGGCTGGTCTTTTGC CATGGCCTGGGTGTCTTTTAGCTGCTGTATGGGTGCTGCTGTTCTGACCGTCAACTCCTACACCAAAACTATCATTGAGATTCGCCGTCGAAAGAGGCTGCGTCTGGAGGAAGCCTGTGCAGTTCCTTCCTATGATGAGGTGGTTTCAGGAGGTGGGATCTATTCTATCAGTAGCCTACAGCAGTGTGCTGATAGAAGAATCAATAGCATGTGGCTGGAGCATGAGACTGTTGGAGAAAAGACAGACCTGGACATCCCTATGCTGGTGCTGATAGGGGGATGTGATCCAGAGCAGTGTGAGGACTGTGAGAGGGAGATGGATGTAATGGAAAAGGCCATGGAGAGAGAGGGAACATACTCTCTATGTTAA
- the rcvrn2 gene encoding recoverin 2 produces MGNSKSSAMSKEILKDLKLTTNFSENELSQWYENFQKQCPSGRIAPNEFMQIYNRFFPDSDATTYAKHVFRSFDTNDDGTLDFKEYIIALHMTSGGKTERKLEWAFSLFDVDKNGYITKAEVTEICNAIFKMIPKEDQEKLPADENTPEKRAEKLWSYFKKKDNERLAEGEFIQGVMDNDNALHLIQYNPLK; encoded by the exons ATGGGCAACTCCAAGAGCAGTGCAATGTCCAAGGAGATCCTAAAAGACCTGAAACTAACAACGAATTTTTCAGAGAACGAGCTCAGCCAGTGGTACGAGAACTTCCAGAAGCAATGCCCATCTGGACGCATCGCACCGAATGAATTTATGCAGATCTACAATCGTTTCTTTCCTGACAGCGACGCCACTACATACGCCAAACACGTCTTTCGATCATTTGACACAAATGACGATGGGACATTAGACTTCAAGGAATACATAATTGCTCTGCATATGACATCAGGTGGAAAAACAGAGAGGAAGCTGGAGTGGGCTTTCTCACTGTTTGATGTTGACAAGAATGGCTACATCACCAAGGCAGAAGTAACAGAAATTTGCAAT GCTATTTTTAAGATGATTCCCAAGGAAGACCAAGAGAAGCTTCCAGCAGATGAAAACACACCAGAGAAGAGAGCAGAGAAACTGTGGTCttactttaaaaagaaagacaatg agCGGTTGGCTGAAGGGGAGTTTATTCAGGGAGTGATGGATAATGATAATGCCCTCCATCTAATCCAGTACAACCccctcaaataa
- the LOC124384954 gene encoding transmembrane protein 100-like, protein MEPILDISAISHPSSTVTYDPKSETVTFPSGVVSVAGVTVVTGGTELSCSSCMLAFGFWGTLVGLSALCVGLREHLLLNDGNISNLLALGLAILIISIGVMVGVFGFRCIKKKTGILRTEREEGKVVLVAEGGQTVIKTITV, encoded by the coding sequence ATGGAACCCATCCTTGATATCTCCGCCATCTCTCACCCGTCCTCCACAGTGACATATGACCCTAAATCTGAAACTGTGACTTTCCCAAGCGGGGTGGTCTCTGTTGCGGGAGTCACTGTTGTAACCGGAGGCACTGAGCTGTCTTGCAGCTCCTGCATGTTGGCTTTTGGGTTTTGGGGCACTTTGGTTGGCCTGAGTGCACTGTGTGTGGGACTGAGGGAACACTTACTGCTAAATGACGGCAATATTTCAAATCTGCTGGCTTTGGGTTTGGCGATCCTAATAATAAGTATAGGTGTTATGGTTGGAGTGTTTGGGTTTCGTTGCATAAAGAAGAAGACAGGGATTTTGAGAACAGAGAGGGAAGAAGGAAAAGTTGTGCTAGTTGCTGAGGGAGGGCAGACTGTCATAAAAACAATCACTGTTTGA